Proteins from one Rosa chinensis cultivar Old Blush chromosome 7, RchiOBHm-V2, whole genome shotgun sequence genomic window:
- the LOC112179413 gene encoding jacalin-related lectin 3 yields the protein MFTTPTLSFSCTTCMRGEEGSSVNELSGRGGEKNNSSVRTSELYGGLTSGSPWDDGIYDGVREITLVYGQCIDSISVAYDKDGQFVKPGKHGGVGGGHLHKPLTTVEVKLEYPEEFLVGVSGNSCSVPGMAPEVLRSLKLESNRRSFGPFGVLVGNPFSFRVQDGEQIVGLMGRNGWYLDAVGFHISPAPKSKLFRRVQQSSIPSELYGGVAGGDPWDDGVYDGVREITLVFGQCIDSICVAYDMNDKLVKTGKHGGYGGNHLHQNLSTVEIKLEYPSEFLVSVSGYSSSVPGMAPEVLRSLKFETNKRSYGPFGVEIGTPFTFRVKDGEKIVGLKGRNGSYLDAVGFHISYAHKRKRFRIIRKYLSKVLEC from the exons ATGTTCACCACCCCAACCCTCAGCTTCTCTTGTACAACTTGCATGCGGGGAGAGGAAGGTTCTAGCGTTAATGAGCTTTCTGGCCGCGGTGGTGAGAAGAACAACAGCTCAGTACGGACGTCGGAACTCTACGGAGGGTTAACTAGTGGAAGTCCTTGGGATGATGGAATCTATGATGGCGTCAGAGAAATCACTCTGGTTTATGGCCAGTGCATCGACTCCATAAGTGTGGCATATGACAAAGATGGTCAGTTTGTTAAACCCGGAAAGCATGGAGGTGTCGGGGGCGGTCACCTCCATAAGCCCCTTACTACTGTCGAG GTGAAACTGGAGTACCCAGAAGAGTTCCTAGTTGGCGTCAGTGGAAACTCTTGTTCGGTACCCGGGATGGCACCAGAAGTGTTGCGATCACTCAAACTTGAGAGCAATAGAAGGTCATTTGGACCGTTTGGAGTTTTAGTAGGCAATCCCTTTAGTTTCAGAGTACAAGATGGAGAGCAAATTGTTGGCTTGATGGGAAGAAATGGTTGGTACCTAGATGCAGTTGGGTTTCATATATCTCCTGCTCCCAAGAGTAAACTCTTTCGGAGAGTCCAACAGAGCTCGATACCGTCAGAACTTTATGGAGGAGTGGCCGGCGGAGATCCTTGGGATGATGGAGTCTATGATGGCGTAAGAGAAATAACACTTGTTTTTGGCCAATGCATCGACTCCATATGTGTGGCATATGATATGAATGATAAGCTTGTTAAAACCGGAAAGCATGGAGGTTATGGGGGCAATCACCTCCACCAAAACCTAAGTACCGTTGAG ATAAAGTTGGAATACCCAAGTGAGTTTCTGGTTAGTGTCAGTGGATACTCTTCTTCTGTACCCGGGATGGCACCAGAGGTGTTACGCTCGCTCAAATTTGAGACCAACAAAAGGTCATATGGACCATTTGGAGTTGAAATAGGCACACCATTTACATTCAGGGTAAAAGATGGAGAGAAAATTGTTGGTTTGAAGGGAAGAAATGGTTCGTACCTAGATGCAGTCGGGTTTCATATATCCTATGCTCACAAGAGAAAACGCTTTCGGATAATTCGGAAGTATCTTTCCAAAGTTTTGGAATGTTGA